A region from the Aegilops tauschii subsp. strangulata cultivar AL8/78 chromosome 5, Aet v6.0, whole genome shotgun sequence genome encodes:
- the LOC109735516 gene encoding uncharacterized protein gives MKVLVALDDSGGSHHALDWVLRCLFPAGDQPATEEARHELVLVHALEPLHHAMCPVGGPGSAVYGAPAIMQSVRAARKESARSLLDRAKRVCHTRGVSAAAVLVEGESREALCRAAEDAGAGAGLLVVGSRGLGAVGRAFQGSVSDYCAHHASCPVMVVPPPPVDKDGQRTRSSPIRCQSPCFQQGCLMAE, from the exons ATGAAGGTGCTGGTCGCGCTGGACGACAGCGGCGGGAGCCACCACGCGCTAGACTGGGTGCTCCGCTGCCTCTTCCCCGCCGGCGACCAGCCGGCGACGGAGGAGGCCCGGCATGAGCTGGTGCTCGTCCACGCCCTGGAGCCGCTCCACCACGCCATGTGCCCGGTCGGCGGGCCAG GGTCCGCGGTGTACGGCGCGCCGGCGATCATGCAGTCGGTGCGAGCGGCGCGCAAGGAGAGCGCACGCAGCCTGCTCGACAGGGCCAAGCGGGTCTGTCACACAAGAGGG GTGAGCGCGGCGGCGGTGCTGGTGGAGGGGGAGTCCAGGGAGGCGCTGTGCCGCGCCGCGGAGGACGcgggcgccggcgccggcctGCTCGTCGTGGGCAGCCGCGGGCTCGGCGCCGTCGGGAG GGCGTTCCAGGGGAGCGTGAGCGACTACTGCGCGCACCACGCGAGCTGCCCGGTCATGGTtgtcccgccgccgcccgtcgatAAGGATGGTCAGCGGACGAGGTCATCTCCAATCAGATGCCAGTCACCATGTTTTCAACAGGGGTGCTTAATGGCCGAATGA
- the LOC109735427 gene encoding putative laccase-17, producing the protein MSSSVCSLSLLGLAAALLLCCSRPATAKEQRHEFVIQEAAVTRLCNSRSIVTANGQFPGPAVELNEGDSLVVSVVNNATYNVTIHWHGVRQMRTGWSDGPEFVTQCPIRPGGSYTYRFTVAGQEGTLWWHAHSSWLRATVYGALIIRPRDPVPYPFDFHGELAPIMLGEWWDMNPIDVIRTATRTGAAPNVSDAITVNGQPGDLYSCSSQDTTVFPVKSGETNLLRFINAALNTELFVSLAGHTMTVVGADASYLKPYNTTVIVLGPGQTTDVLVTFDQPPGRYYLAARAYASAQGVPFDNTTTTAIFDYGAGGTASPAMPTLPAYNDTATVTTFTTSLRNLHSVGLPSAVDEDLFFTVGVGLFNCSSGQNCGGPNNTRFAASINNASFVLPSTVSILQAHYQGDAAATGVFTTDFPANPPVQFDYTAQNVSRALWQPVPGTKVYKLKYGSVVQIVLQGTNIFAGENHPIHTHGYDFFILAEGFGNFDAATDTAKFNLDDPPMRNTVGVPLNGWAVIRFVADNPGVWLMHCHLDVHITWGLAMAFLVEDGVGELQSLGAPPPDLPIC; encoded by the exons ATGTCGAGTTCAGTCTGCTCCCTGTCGCTCCTTGGCCTTGCTGCCGCTCTTCTTCTCTGCTGCTCCCGGCCTGCGACCGCTAAGGAGCAACGCCACGAGTTCGTG ATCCAGGAGGCGGCGGTGACGAGGCTGTGCAACTCGCGGAGCATCGTGACGGCAAACGGGCAGTTCCCCGGGCCGGCGGTGGAGTTGAACGAGGGCGACTCCCTCGTCGTCAGCGTCGTCAACAACGCCACCTACAACGTCACCATCCACTG GCACGGCGTGCGGCAGATGCGGACGGGGTGGTCGGACGGGCCGGAGTTCGTGACGCAGTGCCCGATCCGGCCGGGGGGCAGCTACACGTACCGCTTCACGGTGGCCGGGCAGGAGGGCACGCTGTGGTGGCACGCGCACAGCTCCTGGCTCAGGGCCACCGTCTACGGCGCGCTCATCATCCGCCCGCGCGACCCCGTCCCCTACCCCTTCGACTTCCACGGCGAGCTCGCCCCCATCATGCTCG GTGAGTGGTGGGACATGAACCCCATCGACGTCATCCGCACCGCCACGCGCACCGGTGCAGCTCCCAACGTCTCCGACGCCATCACCGTCAACGGCCAACCCGGCGACCTCTACAGCTGCTCCTCCCAAGACACGACCGTGTTCCCGGTCAAGTCCGGCGAGACCAACCTGTTGCGCTTCATCAACGCCGCGCTCAACACCGAGCTCTTCGTCTCCCTCGCCGGCCACACCATGACCGTCGTGGGCGCCGACGCCTCCTACCTCAAGCCGTACAACACCACTGTCATCGTGCTCGGGCCCGGCCAGACCACGGACGTCCTCGTCACCTTCGACCAGCCGCCGGGCCGGTACTACCTCGCCGCCCGCGCCTACGCCAGCGCGCAGGGTGTGCCCTTcgacaacaccaccaccaccgccatcTTCGACTACGGCGCCGGTGGCACGGCGAGCCCGGCGATGCCGACCCTCCCAGCGTACAATGACACGGCCACGGTCACCACGTTCACAACGAGCCTGCGCAACCTCCACTCGGTGGGCCTCCCCTCGGCGGTCGACGAGGACCTTTTCTTCACCGTCGGCGTCGGCCTCTTCAACTGCTCCAGCGGACAGAACTGCGGCGGCCCCAACAACACGCGGTTCGCGGCGAGCATCAACAACGCCTCCTTCGTTCTCCCCTCCACCGTCTCCATCCTCCAGGCACACTACCAGGGCGATGCCGCCGCCACCGGCGTCTTCACCACCGACTTCCCCGCCAACCCGCCGGTGCAGTTCGACTACACGGCGCAGAATGTGAGCCGCGCGCTCTGGCAGCCCGTGCCAGGCACCAAGGTGTACAAGCTCAAGTACGGCTCCGTGGTGCAGATCGTGCTCCAGGGCACCAACATCTTCGCCGGGGAGAACCACCCTATCCACACCCATGGCTACGACTTCTTCATCCTCGCTGAGGGCTTCGGCAACTTCGATGCCGCTACCGACACCGCAAAGTTCAACCTCGACGACCCACCAATGAGGAACACGGTGGGCGTCCCGCTGAATGGGTGGGCTGTCATCCGGTTCGTCGCCGACAACCCCGGGGTGTGGCTGATGCACTGCCATCTGGATGTGCACATCACCTGGGGCCTCGCCATGGCCTTCCTGGTCGAGGATGGAGTAGGAGAGCTGCAGTCCCTGGGGGCACCCCCACCAGACCTGCCAATTTGCTGA
- the LOC109735434 gene encoding SWR1 complex subunit 6 yields the protein MDGEEENSGPFRRTSSRTRRMASRMASALSSSDNRAQAALARLDALESDNAGVEVVDLNDDEYGSTDEEDHVLMQKKQSKNMKRKTRQGKALEKRAVRSFMDALQEANLEALPPHVPTYLRAAVGPPSTSSRRHYCSVCGNSSNYTCPRCGTRFCSCRCQVIHNDTRCLKFVA from the exons ATGGACGGGGAGGAGGAGAACTCGGGGCCCTTCCGCCGCACGAGCTCGCGGACGCGGCGGATGGCCTCGCGCATGGCCTCTGCCCTCTCCAGCTCCGACAACCGCGCTCAG GCTGCTTTGGCTCGTCTTGATGCGCTTGAGAGTGATAATGCTGGGGTTGAGGTGGTGGATCTCAACGATGATGAGTATGGATCTACAGATGAGGAGGACCATG TTTTGATGCAAAAGAAGCAATCAAAGAACATGAAACGCAAGACAAGGCAAGGAAAAGCTTTGGAGAAAAGGGCGGTAAGATCTTTCATGGATGCTTTACAAGAG GCAAATCTGGAGGCCTTGCCACCTCATGTCCCAACATATCTGAGGGCTGCTGTGGGTCCACCGAGCACTTCATCCCGTCGCCATTACTGCTCTGTTTGTGGGAATTCTTCAAATTACACATGCCCCAGGTGTGGAACACGGTTCTGTTCTTGCCGCTGCCAAGTCATACACAATGACACTCGCTGCCTGAAATTTGTGGCTTGA